A single Clavibacter nebraskensis NCPPB 2581 DNA region contains:
- a CDS encoding biotin transporter BioY: MPLHESEVRLIDAAEALAGTLGADPDHTMAAAALDAAGRIHIGVNVLHFTGGPSAELVALGAAAAAHAGPLVAMAAVGDGGRGIAPPCGRCRQVMLDLQPGMRVAVPGVDGPEMVAIRDLLPVSYARPDA, from the coding sequence ATGCCCCTCCACGAATCCGAGGTCCGGCTGATCGACGCGGCCGAGGCGCTCGCCGGGACGCTGGGCGCGGATCCGGACCACACCATGGCGGCCGCGGCCCTCGACGCCGCCGGCCGGATCCACATCGGCGTGAACGTCCTGCACTTCACGGGCGGCCCGTCCGCGGAGCTCGTCGCGCTGGGCGCCGCGGCCGCCGCGCACGCGGGACCGCTCGTGGCGATGGCGGCGGTGGGCGACGGCGGCCGCGGCATCGCCCCGCCCTGCGGCCGGTGCCGCCAGGTGATGCTGGACCTCCAGCCCGGCATGCGCGTGGCGGTGCCCGGCGTCGACGGACCCGAGATGGTCGCGATCCGCGACCTGCTGCCGGTCTCGTACGCGCGGCCCGACGCCTAG
- a CDS encoding NAD-dependent epimerase/dehydratase family protein, protein MPSPSSSSSRRALVLGGTGAIGGATAERLARDGWSVDVTGRDPLAMPAALADLGVRFHAVDRSDARAIERLADDGVDLLVDLVAFTAADVEALLPAMRVSGSVVVASSRAVYVDDAGRHVNGDEPPHFPVPIPEENPTLAPAADDTDPFTREGYAPSKAAVERAAVDSGLPVTVIRPSKVHGRWARNARTRAIVERMLAGAETIELADRGASVDHLTAAANAAALIAHAADVPGTRILNAADPDPLTAADVVAVIADELGWRGRIVPLDTRASLALGYAPVGPGAELLRAEVAWIRDGERPRG, encoded by the coding sequence GTGCCCTCCCCCTCGTCCTCCTCCTCGCGTCGCGCCCTCGTCCTCGGTGGCACCGGTGCCATCGGCGGGGCGACGGCAGAGCGGCTGGCCCGGGACGGGTGGTCGGTGGATGTGACAGGCCGCGATCCGCTCGCCATGCCCGCCGCGCTCGCCGACCTGGGCGTGCGCTTCCACGCGGTCGACCGGTCCGATGCCCGCGCGATCGAGCGGCTGGCCGACGACGGAGTCGACCTGCTCGTCGACCTCGTGGCGTTCACGGCGGCCGATGTCGAGGCCCTCCTCCCGGCGATGCGGGTGAGCGGATCCGTTGTCGTCGCCTCCTCCCGCGCCGTGTACGTCGACGACGCGGGCCGGCACGTCAACGGCGACGAACCACCGCACTTCCCCGTGCCCATCCCCGAGGAGAACCCCACCCTCGCGCCCGCGGCCGACGACACCGACCCCTTCACGCGCGAGGGCTACGCGCCCTCGAAGGCCGCCGTCGAGCGCGCGGCCGTCGACAGCGGGCTGCCGGTGACGGTGATCCGCCCCTCCAAGGTGCACGGCCGCTGGGCCAGGAACGCCCGCACCCGAGCGATCGTCGAGCGGATGCTCGCGGGTGCGGAGACGATCGAGCTCGCCGACCGCGGCGCGTCCGTCGACCACCTCACCGCGGCGGCGAACGCGGCGGCGCTCATCGCGCACGCGGCCGACGTTCCGGGCACGCGGATCCTCAACGCCGCCGACCCGGATCCGCTGACAGCCGCCGACGTCGTCGCCGTGATCGCCGACGAGCTCGGCTGGCGCGGACGCATCGTGCCGCTCGACACGCGCGCGTCCCTCGCGCTCGGCTACGCGCCCGTCGGCCCGGGCGCCGAGCTGCTGCGCGCCGAGGTCGCGTGGATCCGCGACGGGGAGCGCCCGCGCGGCTGA